One region of Thermodesulfobacteriota bacterium genomic DNA includes:
- a CDS encoding tetratricopeptide repeat protein: MGEQPTGTTQGKTGTGIDKRTWLSCVFLILISILAYWNVKDNGYVFDDSIYVTENEHVKEGLTLQNIKWAFGLEGFDHWIPITWLSLMLDSHLSGINSKWQHLTNALFHIVNVLFLFCFLNFTTRSPLKSLLVAALFAVHPLNVESVAWISERKNVLSTFFWMLCLLTYAKYSYSKNRRWRWYLITLCLFGLGLMSKSMLVTLPFVFLLLDYWPLDRIQMKDTRTKSMTGINHLLVEKIPFFLLSFCSIYVISRSLEGLGGFYTTVPLNLRILNAIVSYIAYFRKLILPIHLACFYPFPEEIALWKVLGSGLILIVVSLAAIKNMKKYKYVIVGWLWYLGTLIPAIGIKQIGLWGAIADRHAYVPQTGIFIIFIWLGFDLADKWKQGKVVFTAIAFSIIMIFGVLTSTQVKRWKNNFALFGHPLTLPNKAYQSLGFACLTMGNLDEAVTHFAQALKLNPNSAATHYNFGLALKRIGKIDEAENHFRLARQLELELKPKL; the protein is encoded by the coding sequence GTGGGCGAACAACCAACGGGGACGACGCAGGGGAAAACCGGAACAGGCATTGATAAGCGAACATGGCTGTCCTGTGTTTTTTTGATTTTAATCTCAATCCTGGCTTATTGGAATGTAAAAGATAACGGCTATGTGTTTGATGACAGCATTTATGTCACTGAAAATGAGCATGTCAAGGAAGGGTTGACGCTTCAAAATATAAAATGGGCCTTTGGTTTAGAAGGATTCGATCACTGGATACCCATAACCTGGCTGTCGTTAATGCTTGATAGTCATTTATCCGGCATCAATTCAAAGTGGCAGCACCTCACCAATGCGCTCTTTCATATTGTTAACGTTTTATTCTTGTTTTGTTTTCTCAACTTTACTACCCGATCTCCCCTGAAAAGTTTATTGGTAGCGGCACTTTTTGCGGTTCATCCGCTTAATGTCGAATCGGTGGCCTGGATATCCGAAAGGAAAAATGTGCTCAGCACTTTTTTCTGGATGTTGTGTCTGCTGACTTATGCCAAATACAGTTATTCTAAAAACAGGCGCTGGCGCTGGTATCTGATAACGCTATGTCTGTTTGGCCTGGGACTTATGTCCAAGTCCATGTTGGTCACCCTGCCGTTTGTATTCCTGTTGCTGGACTACTGGCCGCTTGATCGAATTCAGATGAAAGATACAAGAACAAAATCTATGACAGGCATCAACCACCTGTTAGTAGAAAAGATTCCCTTTTTTCTGTTATCATTTTGTTCAATTTATGTCATATCCCGGTCTCTTGAAGGCCTGGGCGGATTTTATACGACGGTACCGCTGAACCTGCGGATACTGAATGCCATTGTTTCCTATATCGCTTATTTCCGGAAATTGATCCTCCCGATTCATCTGGCCTGCTTTTATCCTTTTCCTGAAGAGATCGCATTATGGAAAGTGCTGGGGTCGGGTCTGATATTAATTGTGGTATCGCTGGCCGCTATTAAAAACATGAAAAAGTATAAATATGTAATCGTCGGCTGGCTCTGGTATCTGGGAACATTAATTCCGGCCATCGGCATTAAACAGATCGGGCTATGGGGCGCCATTGCCGACAGGCATGCCTATGTCCCGCAGACAGGAATATTTATTATATTTATCTGGCTCGGGTTTGATCTTGCCGATAAATGGAAACAGGGCAAAGTGGTTTTCACCGCCATCGCCTTTTCAATTATTATGATTTTTGGTGTTCTAACATCGACGCAGGTTAAACGCTGGAAAAACAATTTTGCCTTATTCGGGCATCCCTTGACGTTACCGAACAAGGCTTACCAGAGTCTGGGCTTCGCCTGCCTGACCATGGGCAATCTTGATGAAGCCGTTACCCACTTCGCACAAGCCTTAAAACTGAACCCGAACAGCGCGGCAACCCATTACAATTTCGGGCTTGCGCTGAAGCGTATAGGGAAAATTGATGAAGCCGAAAACCATTTCCGTCTGGCCAGGCAGCTTGAGCTTGAACTCAAGCCAAAATTATAA